The Microbacterium sp. LWH7-1.2 genome window below encodes:
- a CDS encoding aminotransferase class V-fold PLP-dependent enzyme: protein MLAIAPSSPLDAARREFAGGRDYLAACTVGLPSRATRRAVLADLDASASGRPDLAAYGAAVERSRALFASLVGVGAERVAIGSQTSVAAGMVASALPRGAEVLVPDGEFSSVVLPFIHSGRELVVRTAPLADLAAHVRPTTALVAFSVVQSATGEVADTAAIAATAAAHDALTLCDATQAVGWLRVEASVFDAVVCHAYKWLCAPRGVSFLTVSDRLGARMTPLNAGWYAGDDPWSSCYGGQVELAADARRFDVSPAWQAFVGAAPALELFAALDPAELYEHATGLAAAFRTGLGLAQPERASAIVTWDDPDGCDLARLATAGITASGRSGRARVAFHVFNDMDDVDLALAAVGH, encoded by the coding sequence ATGCTCGCGATCGCTCCTTCCTCCCCTCTCGATGCCGCCCGGCGGGAGTTCGCGGGCGGCCGCGACTACCTCGCCGCGTGCACGGTGGGCCTGCCGAGCCGCGCGACGCGACGCGCCGTGCTGGCAGACCTCGACGCCTCCGCCTCCGGGCGCCCCGACCTCGCCGCGTACGGCGCGGCGGTGGAACGCTCGCGCGCTCTGTTCGCGTCGCTCGTCGGCGTCGGTGCCGAGCGGGTGGCCATCGGCTCGCAGACCTCGGTCGCGGCGGGGATGGTGGCGTCCGCGCTCCCGCGGGGAGCCGAGGTGCTCGTGCCCGACGGCGAGTTCTCGTCCGTCGTGCTGCCGTTCATCCACTCCGGGCGTGAGCTCGTCGTGCGCACCGCACCGCTCGCCGACCTGGCGGCGCACGTTCGTCCGACCACGGCCCTCGTGGCCTTCTCGGTGGTCCAGTCCGCGACCGGCGAGGTGGCGGACACCGCGGCGATCGCGGCTACCGCAGCCGCGCACGACGCGCTCACGCTGTGCGACGCGACCCAGGCCGTCGGCTGGCTGCGGGTCGAGGCATCCGTCTTCGATGCCGTCGTGTGCCACGCGTACAAGTGGCTGTGCGCGCCGCGCGGCGTGTCGTTCCTGACCGTGTCGGACCGCCTGGGTGCGCGCATGACGCCGCTCAACGCCGGCTGGTACGCCGGAGACGACCCGTGGTCGTCGTGCTACGGCGGCCAGGTGGAGCTCGCCGCCGACGCCCGCCGCTTCGACGTGTCGCCGGCGTGGCAGGCGTTCGTCGGCGCGGCGCCCGCCCTCGAGCTGTTCGCCGCGCTCGACCCCGCCGAACTCTACGAGCACGCGACCGGGCTCGCCGCGGCGTTCCGCACCGGGCTCGGCCTCGCACAGCCCGAGCGCGCGTCGGCGATCGTCACGTGGGACGATCCGGACGGGTGCGATCTCGCACGCCTCGCGACCGCGGGGATCACCGCATCCGGTCGGTCTGGCCGCGCACGCGTGGCGTTCCACGTGTTCAACGACATGGATGACGTCGATCTGGCGCTCGCCGCCGTGGGTCACTGA
- the gltX gene encoding glutamate--tRNA ligase, which produces MSSSPDPRTTTATGTDVRVRFCPSPTGLPHVGLIRTVLFNWAYARHTGGKLVFRIEDTDAARDSEESFHQLLDALRWLKIDWDEGVEVGGPHGPYRQSQRHHIYREVLDRLIASGAVYESYSTPEEIDARNEANGRAKQLGYDNHDRDLTDQQKAAFRAEGREPAWRLRVPDEDLTYFDLIRGEVTFPAGSFPDFVLVRAGGVPLYPFVNPVDDALMGITHVIRGEDLMPSTARQLALYSALVDAGVTTFIPRFAHMPLVLGEEGNKKLSKRDPKADLFLQRDKGFIHEGLLNYLALLGWSIGPDRDVFSLEELVAAFDIADVNPNPARFDQKKAESINGDHIRMLQPDDFADRLVPYLAAAGVVDDDPTAAQRAMLVAAAPLVQERMQLLGDAPGLLGFLFSDVVSYQDDALASLPANANEVLVASVGALELVPDTEFTAAAVQDALAGALISPVEEGGLGLKPRVAYGPLRVALSGRRVSPPLFESMELLGKSRSIRRLGALLDARG; this is translated from the coding sequence ATGTCTTCTTCGCCTGATCCCCGCACCACGACCGCCACCGGCACGGACGTCCGCGTCCGCTTCTGCCCCTCGCCGACCGGTCTTCCGCACGTCGGACTCATCCGCACGGTGCTGTTCAACTGGGCGTATGCGCGTCACACGGGCGGCAAGCTCGTGTTCCGCATCGAAGACACCGACGCGGCGCGCGACAGCGAGGAGAGCTTTCACCAGCTTCTCGACGCCCTCCGGTGGCTCAAGATCGACTGGGACGAGGGCGTCGAGGTCGGCGGTCCGCACGGGCCGTACCGCCAGTCGCAGCGCCACCACATCTACCGCGAGGTGCTCGACAGGCTGATCGCCTCCGGCGCCGTGTACGAGAGCTACTCGACGCCCGAAGAGATCGACGCCCGCAACGAGGCGAACGGCCGAGCGAAGCAGCTCGGCTACGACAACCACGACCGCGACCTCACCGACCAGCAGAAGGCCGCCTTCCGTGCCGAGGGCCGCGAGCCCGCCTGGCGGCTGCGCGTGCCGGACGAGGACCTCACCTACTTCGACCTCATCCGCGGCGAGGTCACCTTCCCGGCGGGCTCGTTCCCGGACTTCGTGCTGGTGCGCGCGGGCGGCGTGCCGCTGTACCCGTTCGTGAACCCCGTGGACGACGCGCTGATGGGCATCACGCACGTCATCCGCGGCGAGGACCTCATGCCCTCGACCGCTCGCCAGCTGGCGCTGTACAGCGCGCTGGTGGATGCCGGCGTCACGACCTTCATCCCGCGCTTCGCGCACATGCCGCTCGTGCTCGGCGAAGAGGGCAACAAGAAGCTCTCCAAGCGCGACCCCAAGGCCGACCTGTTCCTGCAGCGCGACAAGGGCTTCATCCACGAGGGCCTGCTCAACTACCTCGCCCTGCTCGGCTGGTCCATCGGACCCGACCGCGACGTTTTCTCGCTCGAGGAGCTCGTCGCCGCGTTCGACATCGCCGACGTCAACCCGAATCCGGCTCGCTTCGACCAGAAGAAGGCCGAGTCGATCAACGGCGACCACATCCGCATGCTGCAGCCCGACGACTTCGCCGACCGCCTGGTGCCCTACCTGGCCGCGGCCGGCGTGGTCGACGATGACCCGACGGCGGCGCAGCGGGCGATGCTCGTCGCCGCCGCGCCGCTCGTGCAGGAGCGCATGCAGCTGCTCGGCGACGCCCCGGGACTGCTCGGCTTCCTGTTCTCCGACGTGGTCTCCTACCAGGATGACGCCCTCGCGTCGCTTCCCGCGAACGCGAACGAGGTGCTGGTCGCGTCGGTCGGCGCGCTCGAGCTCGTTCCCGACACCGAGTTCACGGCCGCGGCCGTGCAGGACGCCCTCGCCGGCGCCCTCATCTCGCCGGTGGAGGAGGGCGGCCTCGGCCTCAAGCCTCGCGTCGCGTACGGCCCGCTGCGCGTCGCGCTGAGCGGGCGCCGCGTGTCGCCGCCGCTGTTCGAGTCGATGGAGCTGCTCGGCAAGTCCCGGTCGATCCGCCGGCTCGGAGCACTGCTCGACGCGCGCGGGTGA
- a CDS encoding branched-chain amino acid aminotransferase codes for MTLIDSDPDTGLAPLEFTVNRNLQAKSAQQREEILANPGFGTSFTDHMVDICWSVGGGWHRPRVQPYGPLSLDPAAAVLHYGQEIFEGIKAYRHADGSIHTFRPDQNGRRLQRSARRLALPELPVSYFIQSLRELIAVDGAWVPSGDDQSLYLRPFMFAKEAFLGVRPAHKVGYYVIASPAGAYFKGGVQPVSIWLSEDYARAGKGGTGAAKTGGNYAASLLPQSEAYENECDQVVFLDQDRNVEELGGMNVVFVYKDGTIVTPQSDSILEGITRDSILQLAADRGHKVEGRAVSFDEWRQGVASGDIVEVFACGTAAVLTPIGVLKGKDFLDEQPTGSLALSLREELTDIQYGRREDKHGWLVRLDA; via the coding sequence ATGACTCTCATCGATTCCGACCCCGACACCGGACTCGCGCCGCTCGAGTTCACCGTCAACCGCAACCTCCAGGCGAAGAGCGCCCAGCAGCGCGAGGAGATCCTCGCGAACCCCGGCTTCGGCACCAGCTTCACCGACCACATGGTCGACATCTGCTGGTCGGTCGGCGGGGGATGGCACCGTCCGCGCGTCCAGCCGTACGGTCCGCTGTCGCTCGACCCCGCGGCGGCCGTCCTGCACTACGGCCAGGAGATCTTCGAGGGCATCAAGGCCTACCGCCACGCTGACGGCTCGATCCACACGTTCCGCCCCGACCAGAACGGCCGGCGCCTCCAGCGTTCCGCGCGTCGCCTTGCGCTGCCCGAGCTGCCGGTCTCGTACTTCATCCAGTCGCTGCGCGAGCTCATCGCCGTCGACGGCGCCTGGGTGCCCTCCGGCGACGACCAGAGCCTGTACCTGCGTCCGTTCATGTTCGCCAAGGAGGCGTTCCTCGGCGTGCGCCCCGCGCACAAGGTCGGCTACTACGTGATCGCCTCGCCCGCCGGCGCCTACTTCAAGGGCGGCGTGCAGCCGGTGTCGATCTGGCTCAGTGAGGACTACGCGCGCGCCGGCAAGGGCGGCACGGGTGCCGCCAAGACCGGCGGCAACTACGCCGCCAGCCTGCTGCCGCAGTCCGAGGCGTACGAGAACGAGTGCGACCAGGTCGTGTTCCTCGACCAGGACCGCAACGTCGAGGAGCTCGGCGGCATGAACGTCGTGTTCGTCTACAAGGACGGCACGATCGTCACCCCGCAGTCCGACTCGATCCTCGAGGGCATCACCCGCGACTCGATCCTGCAGCTCGCGGCAGACCGCGGCCACAAGGTCGAGGGCCGTGCCGTGTCGTTCGACGAGTGGCGCCAAGGTGTCGCCTCCGGGGACATCGTCGAGGTGTTCGCGTGCGGCACCGCTGCCGTGCTCACCCCGATCGGCGTGCTCAAGGGCAAGGACTTCCTCGACGAGCAGCCGACCGGCTCGCTCGCGCTGTCGCTGCGCGAGGAGCTCACCGACATCCAGTACGGGCGCCGCGAAGACAAGCACGGCTGGCTCGTGCGCCTCGACGCCTGA
- a CDS encoding helix-turn-helix domain-containing protein, translating into MDIGASGVAPPAFKTQAEIAEIIKVPERTLEDWRLNHLGPPYMKLGRHVRYDLLEVVAWAREQRHA; encoded by the coding sequence ATGGACATCGGCGCTTCGGGAGTGGCACCCCCGGCCTTCAAGACGCAGGCGGAGATCGCCGAGATCATCAAGGTGCCCGAGCGCACGCTCGAGGACTGGCGCCTCAACCATCTCGGCCCGCCCTACATGAAGCTCGGCCGTCACGTCCGCTACGACCTGCTCGAGGTCGTTGCCTGGGCGCGGGAGCAGCGACATGCCTAG
- a CDS encoding TetR/AcrR family transcriptional regulator gives MSRPPLAREKVLDAFEQILIEEGERAATMDATAKAAGVSKGGLLYHFGTKEALEVAIIDRLRAVVAEDVAAMSAAPEGPIAYFLRSSAMENDPIDRAILAASRLAQGGNTAAADALRGIRDEWADVLRPHTKDATALDLVMLVSDGLYFNNALSGGSIPGPVPRGAAMDALVEVVEQATRG, from the coding sequence ATGAGCCGCCCTCCCCTGGCCCGCGAGAAGGTGCTCGACGCCTTCGAGCAGATCCTCATCGAGGAAGGCGAGCGCGCGGCGACGATGGATGCCACCGCGAAGGCTGCAGGCGTATCCAAAGGCGGCCTGCTCTACCACTTCGGCACGAAGGAGGCGCTCGAGGTCGCGATCATCGATCGCCTGCGCGCAGTCGTCGCGGAGGATGTCGCCGCGATGTCAGCCGCACCCGAGGGGCCCATCGCCTACTTCTTGCGGTCCTCGGCGATGGAGAACGACCCCATCGATCGCGCCATCCTGGCGGCGTCGCGGCTCGCGCAGGGCGGCAACACCGCTGCGGCCGATGCACTGCGCGGCATCCGCGACGAGTGGGCCGACGTGCTGCGGCCGCACACGAAGGACGCCACGGCCCTCGATCTCGTCATGCTCGTCAGCGACGGGCTCTATTTCAACAACGCGCTCTCGGGCGGCTCGATCCCCGGCCCGGTCCCCCGCGGCGCCGCGATGGACGCCCTGGTCGAGGTCGTCGAGCAGGCGACGCGCGGCTGA
- a CDS encoding fumarylacetoacetate hydrolase family protein → MRIARFSHNDAIRFGIVDEGELVVLAGDPMFAGYETTGERVPLADVALLAPVIPRSKIVAVGRNYRDHAAEMGNDVPTAPMLFFKPNTSVIGPGDAVVLPKGSDFVSFEGELAAVIGRIAKNVSAENALDYVFGYTIANDLTARDWQKSDGQWARAKGFDTSCPLGPAIETDFDVTGPAVITTRLNGEVRQQGPISDMIFSLADVIAVASAAFTLLPGDVILTGTPAGVGQISAGDTVEVEITGLGTLRNPARDA, encoded by the coding sequence GTGAGGATCGCGCGCTTCAGCCACAACGACGCCATCAGATTCGGGATCGTCGACGAGGGCGAGCTGGTCGTCCTCGCCGGCGACCCGATGTTCGCCGGCTACGAGACCACGGGGGAGCGCGTCCCGCTCGCCGACGTCGCGCTGCTGGCACCGGTGATTCCGCGCTCGAAGATCGTGGCGGTCGGGCGCAACTACCGCGACCACGCGGCCGAGATGGGAAACGACGTGCCCACGGCGCCGATGCTTTTCTTCAAGCCGAACACGTCGGTCATCGGCCCCGGCGACGCCGTGGTTCTGCCGAAGGGGTCGGACTTCGTCAGCTTCGAGGGCGAGCTCGCCGCGGTCATCGGCCGCATCGCCAAGAACGTCTCCGCCGAGAACGCCCTCGACTATGTGTTCGGCTACACGATCGCGAACGACCTCACCGCGCGCGACTGGCAGAAGTCCGACGGCCAGTGGGCACGGGCCAAGGGGTTCGACACGTCGTGCCCCCTCGGCCCGGCGATCGAGACCGATTTCGACGTGACCGGCCCCGCCGTGATCACGACGCGACTCAACGGGGAGGTCCGCCAGCAGGGTCCGATCAGCGACATGATCTTCTCCCTCGCGGACGTCATCGCCGTCGCCTCCGCCGCCTTCACGCTGCTCCCGGGCGACGTGATCCTGACGGGCACACCCGCCGGCGTCGGCCAGATCAGCGCCGGAGACACCGTCGAGGTCGAGATCACCGGGCTGGGGACGCTCCGCAATCCCGCGCGCGATGCCTGA
- a CDS encoding MFS transporter, whose protein sequence is MTLTQELSLADAQGRKVGWRGWAALVVLMLPVLLVSVDNTVLSFALPSIALELGPSSAQQLWIIDAYPLVLAGLLVTMGTLGDRFGRRRMLLIGATGFAAVSVLAAFAPSAAWLIAARAAIGVFGAMLMPSTLSLLRSIFTDRDQRRLAIAVWASMFSAGAALGPIVGGLLLEHFSWGSVFLLSVPVLIPLLVLAPLLVPESRDPKPGRIDPLSIALSMATMIPIVYGIKELAVHGFAVAAWLPMLVGLGFGVLFVRRQLRARTPMLDMRLFGLGTFSGALLVNLLSVIALVGFLFFVAQHLQLIVGLSPMQAGLALVPGLAMMILAGLAVVPISKKWPARVVVPAALVFSVAGYIAVAFATGPDSVGTLVAAFISLGIGIGAAETVSNELVLSSAPPATAGAASAVSETAYELGAVLGTTVLGGILTALYRSNLVVPDGVTDAAAAAASETLAGAVHAAGQIGGATGQALFEAAATAFDAGVTITALIGAALVVVAGVIAATTLGGSRQKS, encoded by the coding sequence ATGACTCTCACTCAAGAACTCTCGCTCGCCGACGCGCAGGGCCGTAAGGTCGGCTGGCGCGGCTGGGCGGCGCTGGTCGTGCTGATGCTGCCGGTGCTGCTCGTCTCGGTCGACAACACCGTGCTGAGCTTCGCGCTGCCGTCGATCGCCCTCGAGCTGGGGCCCTCGAGCGCTCAGCAGCTGTGGATCATCGACGCCTACCCGCTCGTGCTCGCGGGTCTGCTCGTCACCATGGGCACGCTCGGCGACCGGTTCGGGCGACGACGGATGCTGCTCATCGGCGCGACCGGCTTCGCTGCCGTCTCCGTGCTCGCGGCCTTCGCGCCGAGCGCCGCGTGGCTCATCGCCGCCCGCGCCGCGATCGGCGTGTTCGGCGCGATGCTGATGCCGTCGACGCTGTCGCTGCTGCGCAGCATCTTCACCGACCGCGATCAGCGGCGCCTCGCGATCGCGGTGTGGGCGTCGATGTTCTCCGCCGGTGCTGCGCTCGGACCGATCGTGGGCGGCCTGCTGCTGGAACACTTCTCGTGGGGCTCGGTGTTCCTGCTCTCGGTTCCTGTGCTCATCCCGCTGCTGGTGCTCGCCCCTCTCCTCGTGCCCGAGAGCCGCGACCCGAAGCCGGGCCGCATCGATCCGCTCAGCATCGCGCTGTCGATGGCCACGATGATCCCGATCGTCTATGGCATCAAGGAGCTCGCCGTCCACGGCTTCGCGGTCGCGGCGTGGCTGCCGATGCTCGTCGGACTCGGGTTCGGGGTGCTCTTCGTCCGCCGGCAGCTGCGTGCCAGGACTCCGATGCTCGACATGCGGCTGTTCGGCCTCGGCACGTTCAGCGGTGCGCTGCTGGTGAACCTGCTCAGCGTGATCGCGCTCGTCGGCTTCCTGTTCTTCGTCGCGCAGCACCTGCAGCTCATCGTGGGGCTGTCGCCCATGCAGGCGGGACTGGCACTCGTCCCCGGACTCGCGATGATGATCCTGGCCGGCCTCGCGGTCGTGCCGATCTCGAAGAAGTGGCCCGCCCGCGTGGTGGTGCCGGCCGCGCTCGTGTTCTCGGTCGCCGGCTACATCGCGGTGGCATTCGCCACCGGCCCCGACAGCGTCGGCACGCTCGTCGCGGCGTTCATCTCGCTCGGCATCGGCATCGGCGCGGCCGAGACCGTGTCGAACGAGCTGGTCCTCTCGAGCGCGCCGCCTGCGACGGCCGGCGCTGCGAGCGCCGTCTCCGAGACCGCCTACGAGCTGGGCGCCGTCCTCGGCACGACAGTGCTGGGCGGCATCCTGACCGCGCTCTACCGGTCGAATCTCGTGGTGCCAGACGGCGTGACGGATGCTGCGGCCGCGGCCGCGTCCGAGACCCTCGCCGGTGCGGTGCACGCCGCCGGCCAGATCGGCGGAGCGACCGGCCAGGCGCTCTTCGAGGCGGCGGCGACCGCGTTCGACGCGGGCGTGACCATCACTGCCCTCATCGGGGCGGCCCTCGTGGTCGTCGCGGGGGTCATCGCGGCCACTACCCTGGGAGGGTCCCGCCAGAAGTCGTAG
- a CDS encoding 3-isopropylmalate dehydrogenase yields MSRVVKLAVIPGDGIGPEVIAEAEKVLDAATAGSSIRFEKTRYSLGAGRFLETGDTLTDDDLDAIKDHDAILLGAVGGVPGDPRLKNANIERGLLLKLRFELDHYVNLRPSKLYPGVPGPLAEPGDIDFVVVREGTEGPYVGNGGSIRTGTPHEVANETSVNTAFGVERVVRYAFDLAERRSKRVTLVHKTNVLVHAGGIWKRLVDEVAREHPDVTVDYVHVDAATIYLVTNPGRFDVIVTDNLFGDILTDLAGAVTGGIGLAASGNINPDGAFPSMFEPVHGSAPDIAGQQKADPTAAILSVSLLLDHLGLTDEAQRVTTAVEEDIASRGTASRTTAQIGDAIAGRLQA; encoded by the coding sequence ATGTCGCGCGTCGTGAAACTGGCCGTCATCCCGGGTGACGGCATCGGTCCGGAGGTCATCGCCGAAGCGGAGAAGGTGCTCGACGCCGCGACCGCGGGGAGCAGCATCCGTTTCGAGAAGACGCGGTACTCGCTGGGCGCCGGGCGCTTCCTCGAGACCGGCGACACGCTCACCGACGACGACCTCGACGCGATCAAGGACCACGACGCGATCCTCCTGGGCGCCGTCGGGGGAGTGCCGGGTGACCCGCGGCTGAAGAACGCGAACATCGAGCGCGGGCTGCTGCTGAAGCTGCGCTTCGAGCTCGACCACTACGTCAACCTGCGTCCCTCGAAGCTCTACCCGGGCGTGCCGGGACCGCTGGCCGAGCCGGGGGACATCGACTTCGTCGTCGTGCGCGAAGGGACCGAGGGGCCGTATGTCGGCAACGGGGGCTCGATCCGCACCGGCACGCCGCACGAGGTCGCCAACGAGACCTCGGTGAACACCGCGTTCGGCGTCGAGCGGGTCGTGCGGTATGCGTTCGACCTCGCCGAGCGCCGGTCGAAGCGGGTGACCCTCGTGCACAAGACCAACGTCCTCGTGCACGCCGGCGGCATCTGGAAGCGCCTCGTGGACGAGGTGGCGCGGGAGCACCCGGACGTGACCGTAGACTATGTGCACGTCGACGCGGCCACCATCTATCTGGTCACGAACCCGGGTCGTTTCGACGTGATCGTCACCGACAACCTCTTCGGAGACATCCTCACCGACCTGGCCGGCGCCGTCACCGGTGGCATCGGCCTCGCAGCCTCGGGCAACATCAACCCCGACGGCGCGTTCCCCTCGATGTTCGAGCCCGTGCACGGATCGGCGCCCGACATCGCAGGCCAGCAGAAGGCCGATCCCACGGCCGCGATCCTCTCCGTCTCGCTGCTGCTCGATCACCTCGGGCTCACCGACGAGGCACAGCGCGTCACCACGGCTGTCGAGGAGGACATCGCGAGCCGGGGCACGGCATCCCGCACCACCGCGCAGATCGGCGACGCCATCGCCGGCCGGCTCCAGGCGTAA
- a CDS encoding MFS transporter: MPETGSEPAVDLAPTADEIARVQRRTVWVLSGGQVLGGLAFGATLSLGAVLAAELSGEDAFSGLAAAAVTFGTALTAVPLAAIARRRGRRRSLTTGMAVALIGVGLVILAVALRSFPVLLGGFLIIGSGQAANLQSRFAATDLATDASRGRDLSVVVWATTVGAVLGPNLTGPGEVIGGAIGMPPLTGAYLFTVVAQGLAIILYLVAMRPDPLLLAQRVVASAKAGSRAIAKADRPVAARYAIFAVAAAHGTMVSVMAMTPVHLAHLTHEASEAATLSIIGLTISLHIAGMYVLSPVFGILADRVGRVPTILIGQVLLAAALLTASFGQASTTAVTVALVLLGLGWSATTVAGSTLLTESSSEELRTRRQGISDFTMSIVGGVGAIAAGALLGWIGYGGLALVVLVLVAASVLLSPLGWRASAARAPEAASGS, from the coding sequence ATGCCTGAGACCGGGTCAGAACCGGCGGTCGACCTCGCGCCGACCGCCGACGAGATCGCCCGCGTCCAGCGGCGCACGGTATGGGTGCTGTCGGGCGGACAGGTACTCGGCGGCCTCGCGTTCGGTGCAACGCTGTCGCTCGGCGCTGTGCTCGCGGCCGAGCTGTCGGGCGAGGACGCGTTCTCCGGCCTGGCAGCGGCGGCCGTCACGTTCGGCACCGCGCTCACGGCCGTGCCGCTGGCGGCGATCGCCCGCCGCCGCGGTCGCCGGCGGTCGCTCACGACCGGTATGGCGGTCGCGCTCATCGGCGTCGGCCTCGTCATCCTCGCCGTCGCCCTGCGGTCGTTCCCGGTGCTGCTCGGCGGGTTCCTCATCATCGGCTCGGGGCAGGCCGCGAACCTGCAGTCCCGCTTCGCCGCAACGGATCTGGCGACGGATGCCTCGCGCGGGCGCGATCTGTCGGTCGTCGTGTGGGCCACCACCGTGGGCGCGGTGCTCGGCCCCAACCTCACCGGCCCCGGCGAGGTGATCGGCGGGGCGATCGGGATGCCCCCGCTGACGGGAGCGTACCTGTTCACCGTCGTCGCGCAGGGGCTCGCCATCATCCTGTACCTGGTCGCGATGCGTCCCGATCCTCTGCTGCTCGCGCAGCGCGTGGTGGCCTCCGCGAAGGCGGGAAGCCGCGCGATCGCCAAGGCGGACAGACCCGTGGCCGCGCGGTACGCGATCTTCGCGGTCGCCGCGGCGCACGGCACGATGGTGTCGGTCATGGCGATGACGCCCGTGCACCTGGCGCATCTGACGCACGAAGCGTCGGAGGCGGCGACGCTCTCGATCATCGGCCTCACGATCAGCCTGCACATCGCCGGCATGTACGTGCTGTCACCGGTCTTCGGCATCCTCGCCGACAGGGTGGGTCGAGTCCCCACGATTCTCATCGGACAGGTGCTGCTGGCGGCTGCGCTGCTCACGGCCTCGTTCGGTCAGGCGTCGACCACGGCGGTCACCGTCGCCCTCGTGCTCCTCGGCCTCGGCTGGAGTGCCACGACCGTCGCCGGGTCCACACTGCTCACCGAATCCTCGTCGGAGGAGCTGCGCACCAGGCGCCAGGGCATCAGCGACTTCACCATGAGCATCGTCGGCGGCGTCGGAGCGATCGCCGCCGGCGCGCTGCTGGGCTGGATCGGCTACGGCGGCCTCGCCCTCGTCGTCCTGGTGCTCGTCGCCGCTTCTGTGCTGCTCTCGCCGCTCGGCTGGCGGGCCTCGGCCGCGAGGGCACCGGAGGCCGCGTCGGGCTCCTGA
- a CDS encoding LysR family transcriptional regulator produces MTDPWDDDPGFDARELRVVKAIADEGSITGAALALGYSQPAVSQQLKRLEQRLGVAIVERVGRRVRLTDAGRILARHAPAVTTALDAAAGELAELRGLRSARVRLVGFPSASPTIVPRLLADLAQQHPGISLTYVEAEPPEAVEAVREDRTDIALTFSYPGDRDDPHGSSARGLAVHTVGADELLAVLPAEHPVATAEVIDVATLADDDWIAGCPRCRGHLLELCGRAGFAPRIAFETDNFVAVEGLVAQGIGVATLPRMAVESFPQLPGVAVVPLPAGEQRRIHTVTARGADRVPAVRATLDALARLIAEPADEPGPAASRN; encoded by the coding sequence ATGACCGATCCTTGGGACGACGACCCGGGTTTCGACGCGCGCGAACTCCGCGTCGTGAAGGCGATCGCCGACGAGGGCTCCATCACGGGCGCCGCCCTCGCCCTCGGCTACAGCCAGCCCGCGGTGAGCCAGCAGCTCAAGCGACTCGAACAGCGCCTCGGAGTGGCGATCGTCGAACGCGTCGGTCGCCGCGTCCGCCTCACCGACGCGGGCCGCATCCTCGCGCGCCACGCCCCAGCGGTGACGACGGCATTGGATGCTGCCGCCGGCGAACTCGCCGAGCTCCGCGGCCTGCGCTCCGCGCGCGTGCGGCTCGTCGGGTTCCCCTCCGCCTCGCCCACGATCGTGCCGCGCCTGCTCGCGGACCTCGCGCAGCAGCATCCGGGGATCTCCCTCACGTACGTCGAGGCCGAACCGCCCGAGGCGGTCGAGGCGGTTCGCGAAGACCGCACCGATATCGCCCTCACCTTCAGCTACCCAGGCGACCGCGACGACCCGCATGGTTCGAGCGCCCGCGGCCTCGCGGTGCACACCGTCGGCGCCGACGAGCTGCTCGCGGTGCTCCCCGCCGAGCATCCCGTGGCGACCGCGGAGGTCATCGACGTCGCGACCCTCGCCGACGACGACTGGATCGCCGGCTGTCCGCGCTGCCGGGGCCACCTGCTCGAGCTGTGCGGACGCGCCGGGTTCGCGCCGCGCATCGCGTTCGAGACCGACAACTTCGTCGCCGTCGAAGGGCTCGTCGCGCAGGGGATCGGCGTCGCGACGCTGCCGCGGATGGCGGTCGAGTCCTTCCCGCAGCTGCCCGGGGTGGCCGTGGTGCCGCTGCCGGCCGGGGAGCAGCGCCGCATCCACACCGTCACGGCCCGCGGCGCGGATCGCGTGCCGGCTGTGCGGGCGACGCTGGACGCCCTCGCGCGGCTGATCGCCGAGCCCGCGGACGAGCCGGGTCCCGCAGCATCCCGCAACTAG